In Dasypus novemcinctus isolate mDasNov1 chromosome 8, mDasNov1.1.hap2, whole genome shotgun sequence, the genomic stretch CTGGGTGATGAAGGCTGCAGCCCTGGAGCCCTGGGCGCCCTCTGAAAGCCGGGGTGCTGCGGCCATGGTCTGCGGCCCTGGAGCCGCGTCCATCTCCAGAGGGCCTCAAGATGGGCCCTGGGGGCAGCGGGACCTCCCCTCACCCTGGGCAAGGACCCCAGGCccgggctccccccaccccaatgtGAGACCCTGACCAACAGAGGAAGGGGAGGGCACTTCCAGAGGACAGTTTGGGGGTCCCCACCCAGCACATCCAGAGGGCAGTTTGGGGGTCCCCAGAGCTGACAGCTCCACTCCCAGCTGGCCCCGGGTCTCTGGTCAGCCGTGGCTTTCCCCATTTTTCCTCCAGGAGACCGAGGAGAGAAGGGGGTGCGCGGAGAGAAAGGTGAGAGCCGCCCCCCATTCTGAGGGGCCCCTCGGCCGCTTTTGACCAGCCAAGACACCCCGAGCACGCACCCGCCTTTGGTCTGACACCTGAGCTTCTTTCCTTCCAGCCATGCCTGGGGGTGCCCAGCCCCCGGGGGGCCCCTCTGATGCCTGCGGTCCTCAGGCAGGTGCAGGCCTAGAGCGCGTAGGGGACGGTGGCTGGCCAGACGACGTTCCTGCAAAAGGGGGACATTTTACGTATTTAAGTTCCATTCTGGCtcgtgttcatttatttttttaaaaaatctgtaaaaaacaaaaaaagacaaaacaagcaAAGGAAAATACCACACACTCTGTCTACAAATATAAAGCACAATTTTCAGGCGCAGACCCCAATACCTCTTCCATGACCAGAGGCTCTGAAGGCGCCAGGTGGAGCAGAGTGACCCGGTGAGCGCTGGAGCAGCGGGCCCTGGGCTGTAGCGAGCACCTGGAGGGGGTGCTGGGGTTAACAGCAGGTGGGCCCACAGGAAAAAGCGAGCTGGAAACAGAAGTGCAGAGTCCACCCACCTGCTCACGCTGAAGCAGAGGCCGAGGGCCAGGAGTTTGTTTGGAAAAGATCCAGAAAATTGTAACCGTTTTCTGTTCCATGTCCATGGACCGATTGAGGCGGAAGGGGATGAcgtttctgatttttaaatcctGACGTGTGTTTGCTCTCTCCACACGCAGGTGAAACGTGGGGGCAGCAGCCGTGTGCTACAGGTGAGAGCCGCGTGGCCGACCCCGTCCCTAGCCCCGTAGCTGCCAGGCTCAGCCTGTTGCAGACGGACAGACGGCTGCGGGCTGGAAGGAAAGAGCTCTCCTCCCCAACTTTCAGCTCAATAGACTTGAGACAGGATCAGAAGTCCACTTGCTAGAATTTTACCTGGAGGAATTAAAATTTACCCCAGAAGGCCAGGTGccgggggaggagggaggcggCAGCTCTGGGAGGGGCGGGTCCAGCCCACGCCGCCCTCCCCTCACAGCCGGGGGGTTCTGGGGGGCCACGTCCCTGTCCCGGGCCCCCTCCCCTGGCCTCGCCCCGGCCTTCCGCCTGCAGCCTTCTCTGGGGTTCTGTCCCAGGACCTCGGAACTGCAAGGAGCTGCTGACCAGGGGCCACGTCCTGAGCGGCTGGCACACCATCTACCTGCCCGACTGCCGGCCCCTGACTGTGCTGTGTGACATGGACACTGACGGCGGGGGCTGGACCGTGAGTGCAGGGCCACGGGGACGGCTGGGGTCCGGCACAGCTGGGCCTGCCCAGGGGTCTTCAGAGACCAGCCCGCACCCCTGCCCACCTTTGTGCGATTCCTTTCCTccgtgggcctcagtttccccgtctaTCATGTGGGACGCACAGaccccctccccttctctgaGGACGGGGACAATCACCAATAGTGGGTCTGGAGGCGAACCTGTTTGGGAAAGAGGCCAGAATATGGCGTGAGGCTGCAAAGCAGTCCCTCAGAGCTGTGTGGCTCTGGGCTGGTCACCTGCCCTCTCTTAGCCTCCGTGTCCCCTTCGGAAACTCGGGACCCCCCGGCCCCCGGGATCTGCAAAGAGGCCCACGTGGGTGCCGGCGTGCTTGTGGCTCGAGATGCTCCGGGCACCGTGGAGCGCAGCCCCCGCGGGAGGTCGAGGCCCGCCCTGTGCTGAGGGCCGGGCCCCCGCCCCAAGGCCCCCCGCTGCCCCCAGGTTTTCCAGCGAAGGATCGACGGCTCCGTGGACTTCTTCCGGGACTGGGCGGCGTACAGGCAGGGCTTCGGCAGCCAGCTGGGCGAGTTCTGGCTCGGCAACGACAACCTGCACGCCCTGACCTCCCAGGGTAAGGCCGGCGCGGCCGCCCTGCCCTTGGCCTGGCCTCTGAATCTGCGAGTAGGAAGACGCCCAGAGGCAGCTGGGCTTGGGTAACCCCTGCTCCCGTCTACAACCAAGCTGGGTTCCTAGGCCCCCGGAAGCCCCCGCCCCAGCTCCCGCGTCTCTGCACCCATGTCCATCCCCCAAGGGgcacctcccatgagggaggccTCCATGCCGGGCTCTTTGTTCTACCCGCTTCACGACTGGTCCTGGAGAAACCTGCCAAACTGTCGATCTTTTTCTCTCCATCCAGTCGCTCCCAAGACCTTGAAGGCCTGAACTCTGTGCCTTCAATTCTCCCAAGAGCAAGGAAAGCTGGCTTGTTAGTAGCTGGGCAGTCATTTCAGGAGcaatgttcatttttctttacattttcacCATCAAATGCACACCAGCGGTGGTTTCCGCCTGCCTTATCACGATGGGGTGATATTTAGAAATAGGGACACATCCCCGAGCTTCTCCCATCAATGAGAGATTTTTATAGCGTCCCAGGGGAATTGCCCATGGATGCCCAGTTCACACCTCCCTCGAGAACTGACCCCAGCTGCCCACCCAGGCCTGGCGGCAGGAGGTGCCTGAGCCTGGGACCCCTTACGCTTCTCTGACAGGCACTAGCAATCTCCGCGTGGACCTCGTGGACTTTGAAGGAAACCACCAATTTGCCAAGTACAGTTCATTCAAGGTCGCGTCCGCGGCCGAGAAGTACAAGCTGCTCCTGGGAAACTTCGTGGAGGGCAGTGCAGGTGAGTGGTTGCGCCATGTGGCCTGGCCTTCACGGCAGGGGTGCGGCTGTCCAGGTGATGGTGGCCAGAATCCTGGCCCTTCCATACCTGGGTGGCCTTGGGCTAGGGGCCTTGCCTGTCTGAGCCCTGGTTTTTCCGCCTTTGGATGCAGGTGCAAATACCTGCACCTTCAGGTAGCTCAGGGTCACGTGACCCCAGCAGGGACACTCCCAGGGCTGTGCCAGCCGCACAGCCAGCTCCTGGTGAGTGGGGCCTGAGGACGCTGACCCCTGTCATGACTGAAACACTGGCAGGAGCGGGCCCTTCTGTCAGGTGCATCTGGCCGCTTCCCAAAGTGTGGTCCACGGAACACGAGCCCTGGGGATGTCCTTGCCCAAAGGCCCCTGTGAGCATGTGGCTTTGGCACGTTTCTGCTGAGCATGCTTCAGGGCACTCCCAATGCACAACAGTCCACTGCGGGCTCCGAACGCACCTGCCGCATGGAGCCTGCTTGGACACGTTCCACCCCGAGGTGCACGGACCAGGGAAGAGCCCGGGGTGTTTGATGATCAGAGCCTTAGAGGTTGCGTGTCCCCTTCACGGGCTCGATCTCATCTGAGCCCCAAGGAAGGCAGCAGGGCAGGGGTTAGCACCCCCTGTTTGCCGATGGTAAAGCCGAGCCCAGGGTGGGACACGGCTCGCCTGCAGGAGCCAGAGCTGACCGCCACGCGCTGGGCTCACGCTGGAGCCCGCCTGGGCTCCCCGGACGAGGGCCATGCTGAACCTGACACAGGCTGCCCACGGGAAAGTGGGGGGGGGAGCAAGGCAGCTGGGGGGTGGGCTGGGAAGAGGGAGGCTCTCGGGGGGTGGTTATTGACCTCCTTGGGAGAGCCCAGATGGAAGCAGGTGGCTGCTGGAGGGAGAAGCCTGGGCCAGGAGGGGGACAGGCAGCTTCTGCTCGCCCCAACAGCCGGGGTGGCTGCACCTCGAGAGTGAGGAGTGGGGGGCATGGCCACGCGGGGCCTCGGGCTGGGGGGGTCTCCGTCGCTCCCCCGACACCCACACTTCTCCCGGCACAGGCGATTCCTTGACGGGCCACAGAAACAACTTCTTCTCCACCAAAGACCAGGACAATGACCTGAGGTCTGGGAGTTGCGCCGAGCAGTACCAGGGCGCCTGGTGGTACCACGACTGCCACTCGTCGAACCTCAACGGGCGCTACCTGGGCGGGCCCCACGACAGCTTCGCCAACGGCGTCAACTGGAAATCGGGCAAGGGCTACAACTACAGCTACAAGGTGTCGGAGATGAAGCTGCGGCCCGCGTAGGCACGGTGCGGGGGTGCGGAcacggcgccccgccccccccccaaccccgcgTGCCCGGCGAGGCAAGTGCGCCGTGCCCTGGTCCTGCCCCGCCTTCCGGGGCCAGCCCTGCGGAAGCCCAGGCTCTGCCCACAACTGCCCGAGCCACCTGCGGCCCTCACGGCCTAACCACAATAAAGAATTCTACTTCCCAAAGAGCATCTGTTTCTTGGCAGACCCTGTTTCCTCTATTTTCATTGGCCTTTCTTGAACACCCGTTGCTTTGAACCTTTCCCACCTGCATTACATTCCCTAGGAAGCTGGCGCTCGGGAAGCACCGGGACGTCCGTGTGGGATGGAATTCCTGATGTCCGTCGAGGTTTGCGGCTTCCCCCCGGATGCCCAGCCTCCGGCTCGTATCCTCCGTCCGTCGGCACAGTGGGACCCCCAGCTTCTCCCCCCACTCTCCTCTGTTCCCCCGGGAGCCACGCACAGCACCCGGGCACATCTTTAAAAAGAtgttgggggaaacggactttggcccagtggttagggcgtccgtctaccacatgggaggtccgcagttcaaaccccgggcctccttgacccgtgtggagctggccatgcgcagcgctgatgcgcgcaaggagtgccctgccatgcaagggtgtccccccgcgtgggggagccccacgcgcaaggagtgcgcccgtgaggagagccgcccagtgtgaaaagaaagagcagcctgcccaggaatggcgccgcccacacttcccctgctgctgacgacaacgggaagcggacaaagaagctagacgcaacaaatagacaccaagaacagacaaccaggggagggggggaaattaaataaataaataaatctttaaaaaaaaaaaaaaagatgttgggTTTGGCCTAGAAAACACTCAGAACAAAGGGGGAAAGGCTACCTAAGGGCCTCTCTGCTGCCAATCCCGATAGAGGGGCGGCTGGGGGCTGCAGCCAGGCAGAGCTGCGTCCGCGGGGACGGTGCCACTGGGGCTCTCCCGTAAAGGCTGGGTCGGGGGGCCAGCCTCCACCGCACGCCCCGCACTCGCCTCGGCTCCGGGGGAGGTGGGCCAAACAGCGCCAAGAGCATGAGAGGAGAGTCCTCGCCTGCTCAGGCCGCGGGGAGGTTTCCAAACCACACAGGAAGGCGTAACAGCAGCGAGCACAGAGGCAAACAAAGAGGGGATCAGTCTGACCCCAGTAAGACCAAGCACTTCTGGGCATCCGAGGACAGACCCTCTGGAGCCCGAGCTACTCCTTTTCTACTGATGACAAAACTAAGGACCACACTCGGGGGCTTAAAACCAGCAGCGACGTAGCCCCCGACGGCTCCGTAGCGTGGGGGCCCACGTGCGTCTTCCCGGGCTACAAGCTTGCGTGGGCACGGCCGCTTCCTTCTGTTGGCCTTTGCCGGCCTCCGGCAGGTGTTGGCGTGTGGCCCCTCCTCCGTCATCAGAGACCACCAGGTCAACACCTCTGACCCTTCCCCACGGCCACGCCTTCCTGGGTAGGACCCTTTCGATTTCCTCAGGCCCACCTGGATAACCCAAGACAGGCCCCCCTCCAAAGCTGTGCCCCAAATCACATCGGCAACACCCCTCTTGCCTCTCGAGGTCACTCACCTGCAGGTTTCAGGAATTAGGGGGTCACTCTCCTACCACAGCGCATTGGCAAAGGAAAGCACTGTGGCCTTATATCCCAAATCTTTAAAGAAAGCCTATCATTCAATAAAAAACATATagctcagtaaaaaaaaaagggggggtaaGAGAATTGAACAGACAGACCCTTGACAAAAGATGATCTCTGCAGGAGCAATCTGATAAGAAGGCTCTCTACCTTTCCAGTTATCAGGGGAAGGCAAATTCTAGCCCAAATGAGGTATGCTAGACTCAAACTGGAAAGAccgacaataacaagtgttggcgaCGGCACGGTGTGAGGGGATTTTCATAGACTGCCAGGGAGCCTGCAGATCCACACAGGCAATCAGACCGCAGTTTGGCCTTACTGATTAAAGCAGCAGACACACAGATGCACAAGCTGACACTAGCACTTCCTTACAGGAGGGGCCTGTCGTGTACCCGTCCAAGAGAATTTACAGCCACTCCAGTCCCAAGAACTCCAACCTAGACTTGCCCCGAATGCTCATCAGGAAGAGAACGGGCAGACGACGGAAGGCAGAGCCGCACACAGCCAAGAAGGAGATGAGCCACTGCTTCTGCTCACATGGAAGGAGGACCTCACAGACACGGGAGCACAAGAGGGCAGACTCAAGAGAGCATGGGGCTGTGGATTCCATCTTACACGCGTTTTTCCAAAGGCGAAAATCTCcgctgctgtttgggggtgcaggGTGGGGCGGGAACTGTAGACAAGAAAACGAAGTGATTTGCGTTTGGGGGGAAGGTGTCTGTGCAGCACAACGCAGGAGCCAGTGGGGGAAGCCACGAGATTCTCTTACCGCACCTGGAGGGAATTCCAAGGAAGCTGCTGTGCAAACTACTTCAGCCGGGTTTTTCACTTAACGCACTTTATGTCCGTGTTttgtttcacaatttttaaaaagtttttaaagtaaGTGGATATGCTCAGAAACACACAGCCATCCTGGGACGTGGGCTACTGGCACGTCTTCTCCTCCCAGCCGGGGGTCCCCAGCCAGTGCTGTAAGGAGAGGCCCTGGCACCAGAAGGAAGCTCTGCTAACAGGGATGGTAATTGACTTCTTCAACCTGTGGGGCAGCTTGAGATTATCCATGAGCCCccaaaagataaggattatgtttgtaaactggtctgttcctctgggtgtgatgcccttggATCGTATTAGACTCAACTGAGATgtctctgattaaattatgttaagattagggctttgatttgaacacatcagtagggtgtgactccgGTTAagtcccgcccccttggtgggctgtataaatggacactcattcaaggagacaaagaagaagatacagagGATGAGAGAGAGAGCGCCATAGActcagcagaggagagaactttggcTCTgcggcctgggaagagagatgagcattcAGTGGATGGCttgtagctgagcccagaaagaaaccagccctatgccagctgtagctgagagagaaggctgaGCCCCGGCAGAGAACGCCTGCCATCTTGTTCAGCACATGGTAattgacttgggtgagaaagtgaCTCTTAGGGGACCTTGACTTGGATTCTTTAGGCCCTTGTCACTgtgattttaccccaaataaataccctttataaaagccaacggatttctgatactttgcatcgacacccctttggctgactaaaacagcaAGAAAGCATCTGCAAAACCCTAGAAGACTCAGAATTCAGTCTAGATATGAACAATAGAATAAAAGCCGTAGGATTATGACTTCTGTATTAAGGAACCTGGACACGTTTGACATTTCATAACCTTTTAATGTTTAAAAGAACTTGGCCTGTTAGAAAGTCTTataaacccaatttaaaatgcGTAATTAACTAATTGACTTCGACCTGCCACATTAATGGATATCTTAGTGCATTTATACATAGTATTGGAATATTTAAGAGACTTTGAATTCATTGCATTTCTAAGTTGAattattaaatttcaaaaaaaaattaattagtaTACCACAGAAGCTTTGTTCATTAGGCAATTGCAAATTCaagaaagaatttgaatagaTTACATTTACTATTGTAATTTTAAATGCTTGAAGGTATTTAACTAAGGAAGTCTGTACTATTTAAAGGTCCTTCAAAGGTGACAGATAAAATTTTTGTGGATCTTATTGATAGAAAATCACGATCTGTGAGCCAAACTTAAAAGAATAGGGGAGACTTTTCATTTCTAGCTTTTAGAAATTGAACATTCATTTTAAGAGGCAAAGTAAACTTAGGAGAGTCTTTTGTGAACACAAATCCCTCTAAAACTCACACCAGCAAAAATCAGCAACTGTTACAGCTGCTGCTCCTGGAAGGGCATCTGTGCCAGCATGGGCTTTTATTCCAAACAGGGACACCAAAACTTGGAGAAGGAAAGAGTGCATCCAAATCCTGCTGGATTGGGTTTTAGGTTAGCTTGGGGCACAGCTGTCCAGGGATGCACGGGGGCTTGCTCTGCCCACCCACCTCCTGGCCACACCTCTTCCTTCTGCGCTCTCTGCCTCAGGATGAATTGGTGTTGtcattcccattttccaggtgaGACACTGGGGCTCAGAGTGGATGATGAATGTACCCGAGGGCACCCCACCGGCGGGCAGCACAGCTGGATGCAAACCCTGGTAGCCTGGCTCGGACCTGCCGCTGCTCTCCACGACCAACATGtctggggcggggctgggggacaGGGCTTCACCCTGGGAAAAGCTCCTGGCTGTTCTGCTGGCCCATGTTGGGAGTGTCCTACAACGGACCTGGCCCGccccatctcttcctccaccattggCCCTGCAAATGGGGACAGTGGGTGAGTGGAACCTGCTCATGTCCCACCCCCCACGTGCAGCATCTCTCAAGAATGTACCAGATcccaggcatgagcctccctggcgccgagggattactgccaagtaccagctgatgatgtaactagaaaatgacgttgaataaaaggttcaactcggaccagcagaatatctctgtctacatgaaataacaggagttaaaaatgctttctgtcctaaatcaagggggaaatggaaaggacaaatgagtttatatggctatgagtctctaaaaaagagccgggaggttatcagaggtgttgcccttaggcacacctcagcagagtcccagagacagataaagtagatacaaccccaggtattggttcttctgagggctacagagacccacaggttctatggtcatggcagatggagttcagtgccatgtcggttggcccttctttggagctggtgtttctgtgtgatggagctggactcagatgtgatcttttttcacaagcctctcctgttactttaccagaattgcagttgatgctggggtttaatatacacccagggaatctgaatctctggactgaccatatgatagccaggccctgagcctcagcagacttcagctcctacactctggtttattggacttactccactcagctaacatggaattaaagaaggtcaaccaccacaccagggaaccaagagtacctataactgaaagcaggagaactgcatccagcatccatgtggaatctaagccccctcttgatatagatgtggagtggacacaaccattccaaggtccacaggatggaggaaaacatatggattagagtggacttattgatattctattcatgaactattgtgagtagtaatcgaagaaaatgtggccttggtgtggagaaagtggccatggtggctgctgggtatggggaatgggaggaagagatgagatgtggaggcgttttcgggacttggagttgtcctgggtggtgctgcagggacaattactggacattgtatgtcctcccatggcccactggatggaacgtgggagagtgtgggctatgatgtgaccATTAGGTGCAgaaatgctcagagatgtattcaccaaatgcaatgaatgtctcatgatgatggaggggaatgttgctatggggggagtagtggggtgagggggcaggtgggtatatggggacctcatattttttgaatgtaatataaaaaaatgaataaagacaaaaaaaaagaatgtaccaGAAACACTGCACTTCTCAGAGCTGGAGAGCAAGCTCTTGGAGAGCAGGCCTGCCTGCTATAGTTTCTCCGTGTGGTTGAGTTTAATCGCTGGTGTCTGCTGTGCAGCCACCATGGAGATGTGTCTAATGGATCAGAACCAGGAGTCCCACGAGGAGCCTAGAAAAATAGCTTCCACTGTCAACTGCCGTTCTCTGCTCAACTCTCAGAAATTAGTGCGTTGAGTTTCTTATAGCTCAGTATTCCCCACAGTACT encodes the following:
- the FCN1 gene encoding ficolin-1; this encodes MELKAIAGALGPTAQLAFFLCVKAVVSQAADTCPEVKVVGLEGSDKLSILRGCPGLPGAPGPKGEAGANGGKGEQGSPGTPGKAGPLGPKGDRGEKGVRGEKGETWGQQPCATGPRNCKELLTRGHVLSGWHTIYLPDCRPLTVLCDMDTDGGGWTVFQRRIDGSVDFFRDWAAYRQGFGSQLGEFWLGNDNLHALTSQGTSNLRVDLVDFEGNHQFAKYSSFKVASAAEKYKLLLGNFVEGSAGDSLTGHRNNFFSTKDQDNDLRSGSCAEQYQGAWWYHDCHSSNLNGRYLGGPHDSFANGVNWKSGKGYNYSYKVSEMKLRPA